A window of the Loxodonta africana isolate mLoxAfr1 chromosome 3, mLoxAfr1.hap2, whole genome shotgun sequence genome harbors these coding sequences:
- the LOC100664952 gene encoding zinc finger protein 883-like isoform X2 — translation MKNDSCSSMVGEICEFHDYENQHKNQERRLRKYMVESLQTSKEDKVKTYKEGNQCGKTLSQIANLTRLKRAAGVNASECCECGKAFKDHTFKHHIRSHTGYKPCYCKECEEACSWSSFIKPHFRTLTGEKLCTCKDRGKPCSCSLSLTKHIRTHRRERPYECKECGKAFSQSSDLTTHIRSHSGERPYVCKECGKTFSFSSSLTVHIRTHSRERPYECKECGKTFRHSSNLTRHMRTHSGERPYECKECGKAFSRSSFLCNHIKIHSGERPYECKECGKAFKQASSLIQHRRTHSGERPYECKECGKTFSRSSHLTQHERTHSGERPYECNECGKAFGCLPHLTRHMRTHSAERPYVCNECGKSFRRSSTLCYHVRTHSGERPYECKECGKAFTCFSRLTAHVRIHSGERPYKCMQCEKAFSSFSQLTRHMRTHNGERPYECKECGKAFSQSSTLSGHIRTHSGERPYKCKECGKAFSHSSYLTIHKRAHTGDRPYVCKECEKAFSRSSSLTTHMRTHSKERLYECKQCGKAFNRFSNLSYHTRTHSGERPYECKECGKAFSHSSHLIVHKRAHTGERPYVCKECGKTFSQSSHLTAHIRIHSRVRPFD, via the exons ATGAAGAATGATTCCTGCTCGTCCATGGTAGGAGAAATCTGTGAATTCCATGACTATGAAAATCAGCATAAAAACCAGGAAAGGCGTTTGAG AAAATATATGGTAGAAAGCCTCCAAACAAGtaaagaagataaagtaaagacATATAAAGAAGGTAATCAGTGTGGAAAAACTTTGAGCCAGATTGCAAATCTTACAAGGCTCAAAAGAGCTGCTGGAGTAAATGCTTCCGAATGTTGTGAGTGTGGAAAAGCCTTCAAGGATCATACATTTAAGCATCACATCAGATCTCACACTGGATACAAACCTTGTTATTGTAAGGAATGTGAAGAAGCCTGCAGTTGGTCGTCTTTCATAAAACCTCATTTTAGGACACTTACTGGTGAGAAACTTTGTACATGTAAGGATCGTGGGAAACCCTGTAGTTGTTCCTTGTCCCTAACtaaacatataagaactcacaggagagagaggccttatgaatgcaAGGAATGCGGTAAAGCTTTTAGTCAATCCTCAGACCTCACTACCCATATAAgatctcacagtggagagaggccttatgtatgtaaggaatgtggcaaaACCTTTAGTTTTTCTTCAAGCCTCACTGTCCATATAAGAACACACAgtagagagaggccttatgaatgtaaggaatgtgggaaaacctttagaCATTCTTCAAACCTCACTAGACACatgagaactcacagtggagagaggccctatgaatgtaaggaatgtgggaaagcctttagtcgttCCTCATTCCTCTGTAACCATATAAagattcacagtggagagaggccttatgaatgtaaggaatgtgggaaagcatttAAGCAGGCCTCATCCCTCATTCAGCATAGAAGAACGCACAGTGGCgaaaggccttatgaatgtaaggaatgtgggaaaacctttagtcGGTCCTCACACCTCACTCAACATGAAAGAAcacacagtggagagaggccttatgaatgtaatgaatgtgggaaagcgTTTGGTTGTCTCCCACACCTCACCAGACATATGAGAACTCACAGTGCAGAGAGGCCTTATGTGTGTAATGAATGTGGAAAATCCTTTCGTCGGTCCTCGACCCTCTGTTATCatgtaagaactcacagtggagagaggccttatgaatgtaaggaatgtgggaaagcctttacttgtTTCTCACGCCTCACCGCACAtgtaagaattcacagtggagagagacctTATAAATGTATGCAATGTGAGAAAGCCTTTAGTTCTTTCTCACAGCTCACTAGGCATATGAGAACTCACaatggagagaggccttatgaatgtaaggaatgtgggaaagcctttagtcagtccTCAACCCTCTCTggccatataagaactcacagtggagagaggccttataagtgtaaggaatgtggaaaagctttTAGTCACTCCTCATATCTCACTATACATAAAAGAGCTCACACTGGAGATAGACCTTATGTATGTAAGGAATGTGAGAAAGCCTTTAGTCGTTCCTCGTCCCTAACTACACATATGAGAACTCACAGTAAAGAGAGGCTTTATGagtgtaagcaatgtgggaaagcctttaatcGGTTCTCAAACCTCTCTTACCATACAAGAACTCACAGTGgtgagaggccttatgaatgtaaggaatgtggaaaagcctttagtcACTCCTCACATCTTATTGTACATAAAAGAGCTCACACTGGAGAGAGACCTTATgtatgtaaggaatgtgggaaaacctttagtcAGTCATCACACCTCACTGCACATATAAGAATTCACAGCAGAGTAAGGCCTTTTGATTAA
- the LOC100664952 gene encoding zinc finger protein 709-like isoform X1, with protein MDSVVFEDVAMDFTQEEWALLDFSQRKLYKDVMVETFRNLDSVSQQDNNGQKLSLEHIIVQFMKNDSCSSMVGEICEFHDYENQHKNQERRLRKYMVESLQTSKEDKVKTYKEGNQCGKTLSQIANLTRLKRAAGVNASECCECGKAFKDHTFKHHIRSHTGYKPCYCKECEEACSWSSFIKPHFRTLTGEKLCTCKDRGKPCSCSLSLTKHIRTHRRERPYECKECGKAFSQSSDLTTHIRSHSGERPYVCKECGKTFSFSSSLTVHIRTHSRERPYECKECGKTFRHSSNLTRHMRTHSGERPYECKECGKAFSRSSFLCNHIKIHSGERPYECKECGKAFKQASSLIQHRRTHSGERPYECKECGKTFSRSSHLTQHERTHSGERPYECNECGKAFGCLPHLTRHMRTHSAERPYVCNECGKSFRRSSTLCYHVRTHSGERPYECKECGKAFTCFSRLTAHVRIHSGERPYKCMQCEKAFSSFSQLTRHMRTHNGERPYECKECGKAFSQSSTLSGHIRTHSGERPYKCKECGKAFSHSSYLTIHKRAHTGDRPYVCKECEKAFSRSSSLTTHMRTHSKERLYECKQCGKAFNRFSNLSYHTRTHSGERPYECKECGKAFSHSSHLIVHKRAHTGERPYVCKECGKTFSQSSHLTAHIRIHSRVRPFD; from the exons ATG gactcagtggtaTTTGAAGATGTGGCCATGGACTTTACTCAGGAAGAGTGGGCTTTGTTGGATTTTTCTCAGAGGAAACTGTATAAAGATGTGATGGTGGAAACCTTCAGGAACCTGGACTCAG TTTCTCAACAGGATAATAATGGACAAAAGTTATCCCTTGAACATATAATAGTGCAATTCATGAAGAATGATTCCTGCTCGTCCATGGTAGGAGAAATCTGTGAATTCCATGACTATGAAAATCAGCATAAAAACCAGGAAAGGCGTTTGAG AAAATATATGGTAGAAAGCCTCCAAACAAGtaaagaagataaagtaaagacATATAAAGAAGGTAATCAGTGTGGAAAAACTTTGAGCCAGATTGCAAATCTTACAAGGCTCAAAAGAGCTGCTGGAGTAAATGCTTCCGAATGTTGTGAGTGTGGAAAAGCCTTCAAGGATCATACATTTAAGCATCACATCAGATCTCACACTGGATACAAACCTTGTTATTGTAAGGAATGTGAAGAAGCCTGCAGTTGGTCGTCTTTCATAAAACCTCATTTTAGGACACTTACTGGTGAGAAACTTTGTACATGTAAGGATCGTGGGAAACCCTGTAGTTGTTCCTTGTCCCTAACtaaacatataagaactcacaggagagagaggccttatgaatgcaAGGAATGCGGTAAAGCTTTTAGTCAATCCTCAGACCTCACTACCCATATAAgatctcacagtggagagaggccttatgtatgtaaggaatgtggcaaaACCTTTAGTTTTTCTTCAAGCCTCACTGTCCATATAAGAACACACAgtagagagaggccttatgaatgtaaggaatgtgggaaaacctttagaCATTCTTCAAACCTCACTAGACACatgagaactcacagtggagagaggccctatgaatgtaaggaatgtgggaaagcctttagtcgttCCTCATTCCTCTGTAACCATATAAagattcacagtggagagaggccttatgaatgtaaggaatgtgggaaagcatttAAGCAGGCCTCATCCCTCATTCAGCATAGAAGAACGCACAGTGGCgaaaggccttatgaatgtaaggaatgtgggaaaacctttagtcGGTCCTCACACCTCACTCAACATGAAAGAAcacacagtggagagaggccttatgaatgtaatgaatgtgggaaagcgTTTGGTTGTCTCCCACACCTCACCAGACATATGAGAACTCACAGTGCAGAGAGGCCTTATGTGTGTAATGAATGTGGAAAATCCTTTCGTCGGTCCTCGACCCTCTGTTATCatgtaagaactcacagtggagagaggccttatgaatgtaaggaatgtgggaaagcctttacttgtTTCTCACGCCTCACCGCACAtgtaagaattcacagtggagagagacctTATAAATGTATGCAATGTGAGAAAGCCTTTAGTTCTTTCTCACAGCTCACTAGGCATATGAGAACTCACaatggagagaggccttatgaatgtaaggaatgtgggaaagcctttagtcagtccTCAACCCTCTCTggccatataagaactcacagtggagagaggccttataagtgtaaggaatgtggaaaagctttTAGTCACTCCTCATATCTCACTATACATAAAAGAGCTCACACTGGAGATAGACCTTATGTATGTAAGGAATGTGAGAAAGCCTTTAGTCGTTCCTCGTCCCTAACTACACATATGAGAACTCACAGTAAAGAGAGGCTTTATGagtgtaagcaatgtgggaaagcctttaatcGGTTCTCAAACCTCTCTTACCATACAAGAACTCACAGTGgtgagaggccttatgaatgtaaggaatgtggaaaagcctttagtcACTCCTCACATCTTATTGTACATAAAAGAGCTCACACTGGAGAGAGACCTTATgtatgtaaggaatgtgggaaaacctttagtcAGTCATCACACCTCACTGCACATATAAGAATTCACAGCAGAGTAAGGCCTTTTGATTAA
- the LOC100664952 gene encoding zinc finger protein 420-like isoform X3, whose product MVESLQTSKEDKVKTYKEGNQCGKTLSQIANLTRLKRAAGVNASECCECGKAFKDHTFKHHIRSHTGYKPCYCKECEEACSWSSFIKPHFRTLTGEKLCTCKDRGKPCSCSLSLTKHIRTHRRERPYECKECGKAFSQSSDLTTHIRSHSGERPYVCKECGKTFSFSSSLTVHIRTHSRERPYECKECGKTFRHSSNLTRHMRTHSGERPYECKECGKAFSRSSFLCNHIKIHSGERPYECKECGKAFKQASSLIQHRRTHSGERPYECKECGKTFSRSSHLTQHERTHSGERPYECNECGKAFGCLPHLTRHMRTHSAERPYVCNECGKSFRRSSTLCYHVRTHSGERPYECKECGKAFTCFSRLTAHVRIHSGERPYKCMQCEKAFSSFSQLTRHMRTHNGERPYECKECGKAFSQSSTLSGHIRTHSGERPYKCKECGKAFSHSSYLTIHKRAHTGDRPYVCKECEKAFSRSSSLTTHMRTHSKERLYECKQCGKAFNRFSNLSYHTRTHSGERPYECKECGKAFSHSSHLIVHKRAHTGERPYVCKECGKTFSQSSHLTAHIRIHSRVRPFD is encoded by the coding sequence ATGGTAGAAAGCCTCCAAACAAGtaaagaagataaagtaaagacATATAAAGAAGGTAATCAGTGTGGAAAAACTTTGAGCCAGATTGCAAATCTTACAAGGCTCAAAAGAGCTGCTGGAGTAAATGCTTCCGAATGTTGTGAGTGTGGAAAAGCCTTCAAGGATCATACATTTAAGCATCACATCAGATCTCACACTGGATACAAACCTTGTTATTGTAAGGAATGTGAAGAAGCCTGCAGTTGGTCGTCTTTCATAAAACCTCATTTTAGGACACTTACTGGTGAGAAACTTTGTACATGTAAGGATCGTGGGAAACCCTGTAGTTGTTCCTTGTCCCTAACtaaacatataagaactcacaggagagagaggccttatgaatgcaAGGAATGCGGTAAAGCTTTTAGTCAATCCTCAGACCTCACTACCCATATAAgatctcacagtggagagaggccttatgtatgtaaggaatgtggcaaaACCTTTAGTTTTTCTTCAAGCCTCACTGTCCATATAAGAACACACAgtagagagaggccttatgaatgtaaggaatgtgggaaaacctttagaCATTCTTCAAACCTCACTAGACACatgagaactcacagtggagagaggccctatgaatgtaaggaatgtgggaaagcctttagtcgttCCTCATTCCTCTGTAACCATATAAagattcacagtggagagaggccttatgaatgtaaggaatgtgggaaagcatttAAGCAGGCCTCATCCCTCATTCAGCATAGAAGAACGCACAGTGGCgaaaggccttatgaatgtaaggaatgtgggaaaacctttagtcGGTCCTCACACCTCACTCAACATGAAAGAAcacacagtggagagaggccttatgaatgtaatgaatgtgggaaagcgTTTGGTTGTCTCCCACACCTCACCAGACATATGAGAACTCACAGTGCAGAGAGGCCTTATGTGTGTAATGAATGTGGAAAATCCTTTCGTCGGTCCTCGACCCTCTGTTATCatgtaagaactcacagtggagagaggccttatgaatgtaaggaatgtgggaaagcctttacttgtTTCTCACGCCTCACCGCACAtgtaagaattcacagtggagagagacctTATAAATGTATGCAATGTGAGAAAGCCTTTAGTTCTTTCTCACAGCTCACTAGGCATATGAGAACTCACaatggagagaggccttatgaatgtaaggaatgtgggaaagcctttagtcagtccTCAACCCTCTCTggccatataagaactcacagtggagagaggccttataagtgtaaggaatgtggaaaagctttTAGTCACTCCTCATATCTCACTATACATAAAAGAGCTCACACTGGAGATAGACCTTATGTATGTAAGGAATGTGAGAAAGCCTTTAGTCGTTCCTCGTCCCTAACTACACATATGAGAACTCACAGTAAAGAGAGGCTTTATGagtgtaagcaatgtgggaaagcctttaatcGGTTCTCAAACCTCTCTTACCATACAAGAACTCACAGTGgtgagaggccttatgaatgtaaggaatgtggaaaagcctttagtcACTCCTCACATCTTATTGTACATAAAAGAGCTCACACTGGAGAGAGACCTTATgtatgtaaggaatgtgggaaaacctttagtcAGTCATCACACCTCACTGCACATATAAGAATTCACAGCAGAGTAAGGCCTTTTGATTAA